AGATGCAAACTACCGCCATATTACTATGTTATTGTTTGAGAAAGTGTCAACTACGTTACCGATACGACTGCTGTCCCAACTGCTCCAGAGTTTTAAAGCCGCTAAAAAGGAGAAGTTTGGCAACTCCTGCTGCTGGccccattttagtttgaaaaggaCGTGGACACTCACGCCATCGCTGATTCATAAGGGTCCGAACATATGAGCCTCTTCTGGAAGAACACAACCGGCATTAACCTTGACTACCCGTGTAGAACGCAACTTGGATAATCAATAACATGTGTTGCTGATCCTGTTGTCTTCGCTGACAGCTGTGGCCATTTTACAATGTTACAACTGCTAACATGCGCAGGAGACGAGGTGGTATTCGAACAATCTGCTTAAACGTATGCCCAGTGTACCAGTAGTTAAAGGAAATGCGTTTTCAGACGTGTTAATATGGCGGGGAATAAACTCTCATGTTtacaaaatcatttttaattttctaaCGTAGGTATAGATAGCATAGATGTAGCTGCAGTATAAGGTTGTATCTCACCTGACGTGTAAGCACAAAGTAGGCGTACATGGCCATGGCTGTGCCATAAGTGATGAAGTAGGTGACGGGCTCCATGATATCCCAGGAGTATTCCCACCAGGTCAGCCGGGCCAGGATGCCAAACTGGGTGGCCATGTACGCCATGCCTCCCCACAGCACCCAGGTGGTACGCCGCTCTGCCCTCTTACCCAACTCTACCCTCACCTACACAATTCAGGACGAtaacagacagtcagacagaaataaaaagaagaccctacattatgtttttttcagcaCCAAAAAGCAGTTCAACCAACAACAACTGTCGACTCTTTTTTTGCCTCGCGTATTACAATTTAATTCAGCTCAAAATGAACTGCTTGATTGTAATCACAAATCGATTTTCTCCTTACAGGGATGACAAATGCTTTTTAATGCCGATTCCCTAACTCCATAGCATCTTGACCATCTAGCCTGATGACTCAATCTGCTGTGACATCTTTAACCAATAATTTGTAATGGCTAAATAGAAACAACAACTGAAATCTCAAGataatgatgaaataaacaTATGCAGATTgtaaaagacattaaaaagtCTTATCAACTAATCATTTGAAGTTACGTATTCTTTTCTTCATATGGTTACATGTTTCACTTTTCAATTACGTGTCAATGTTTTGTTTAACCAACAACAGAAATGACAGTGGAAAGACCTGTTCTAGGGGGCGGATTTGTGAGTTCAGGTCCTCCAGTCGTCCAATCAGCTCGCGCTCTTTGCTAAGTTGGTGGTCCTCGATGCGCAGGGTGGTGTAGAGCTGCTGCACCAGGAACTTGACGTCATTCAGCCTTTCTCCCTCCTCGTGCGGCAGCAGCTCTGAGGAACAAACGCAAACAGATAATACAGATTTGAACACAATccacatgtaaaaataaataaatatgtctgGCTCTGGGAACACTGGGACCTCACCTCTCCTCGGTGGCCGCACGAGGTGTGTGGTGTCATTGATGACGAGTTTAAAATCGTCCAGCAGCAGGATGTCTATTCCCGTGGAGGAGGCGACCCTCGCTCCATctggatggagagggagggggacaAATGGGAGGAAAGGCGGTAAGAGAGATGGAGCGCTTGCGGGCATCCACTTCAAACACCCTTCAACCTCTCTCGATAATCAGGCTTGTTGCTGTCTGATTATGGTGAGAGGTCAAAGCAGATGCACTTAAACACTAAGAGCAAGATTTCAAGTACCAGTTGTTCCCGTATAATGAGCCCTCTGAGCAGAGTGGGGGCTGAGAAATAATTTCATGGTGCATACATTGGTGTATGAATCTGAATAAAAGCCACAGCTGCAGGAACACCTCACAGCctcaatatataaaaacacttgaaagCATGTAGGGGAATGCATATGTAGGACCTGCTTGGGTAAATGATTATagtctgtgagtgtctgtgtgcgtaCCTATGGAGTAGATGGCTACCCGGTCGATGCCTCGGTCCTCTGCCTGGAGCTGTTGCAGGAAAACTCCCACACAGTCACTGAGAGGTTTGAGGGTGAACTGACAGTGCTCTCGCCTGGAAGGCAAACTGACTGAGATCACCGGCAGTCCGTTCTGATACACCACCGTCACCTCTGTGAGACGGGTCGCAGGcaggaagaaaacacaagtcAAAATCAATGACAAGAAAGAGGCAAATGTAAAATGACAACCTGAGGTCTCAAATGAACCATGGAATCGTGTTTCCATGTACTGCTGCTCCCTCGGAGTATATAAGTATTTAGCATGAATGTATAAGcagcagttttttgtttgtgttgtttgtgtcaatTTGTGTTGGCTTTTTCTGGATTATTACATTTTGAATATGCGCAGCAGAATCATGAATGGCTTCCAACTTGAACTCTGGAAACTGCCAACTAACCTGAAACTATCCACAACAACGTCACAGCAGTTCTACTTCTGCAGTCAATCACAGCTGACATCAGGAGACAAATAATCATTcatgttcacattcacacctatgggcAGTTTAGAGTCTCCAAATAAACTCATGTGTTTGGACAGTGAATGGAAGCAGGAGGAAAAGGTCTGCAAGGTTTGAACCCAGAACCACCGTGCTGTGAGCTTATGGTGTCATGCTAGGGTCAAGTTGACTTTTCTCCAGAAAAAATTATCAGCTTTAAAGGAGGGTGGTTTGAGacccagcagggggcagtaCAGCGGCAGCTCCACTTGTTGGAGGAGTTCAGCGACCAAACTAAGTGCAAGTTCTTCGTCA
The Platichthys flesus chromosome 12, fPlaFle2.1, whole genome shotgun sequence DNA segment above includes these coding regions:
- the mcu gene encoding calcium uniporter protein, mitochondrial isoform X2; this translates as MAAKVCRSVLLLSRSSGAAAGSLPALVVSSQRRQQHIRPDLLSAPLSRQIVRRAHGLRSAPHSTLFTQPPTALSPQVWRGGSSWHGQRLVCSSAAPEEVTVVYQNGLPVISVSLPSRREHCQFTLKPLSDCVGVFLQQLQAEDRGIDRVAIYSIDGARVASSTGIDILLLDDFKLVINDTTHLVRPPRRELLPHEEGERLNDVKFLVQQLYTTLRIEDHQLSKERELIGRLEDLNSQIRPLEQVRVELGKRAERRTTWVLWGGMAYMATQFGILARLTWWEYSWDIMEPVTYFITYGTAMAMYAYFVLTRQEYVYPDARDRQYLLFFHKGVKRTRFDVEKYNKLKEDIAEVELDLKRLRDPLQLQLPVPQLTASKN
- the mcu gene encoding calcium uniporter protein, mitochondrial isoform X1, which translates into the protein MAAKVCRSVLLLSRSSGAAAGSLPALVVSSQRRQQHIRPQDLLSAPLSRQIVRRAHGLRSAPHSTLFTQPPTALSPQVWRGGSSWHGQRLVCSSAAPEEVTVVYQNGLPVISVSLPSRREHCQFTLKPLSDCVGVFLQQLQAEDRGIDRVAIYSIDGARVASSTGIDILLLDDFKLVINDTTHLVRPPRRELLPHEEGERLNDVKFLVQQLYTTLRIEDHQLSKERELIGRLEDLNSQIRPLEQVRVELGKRAERRTTWVLWGGMAYMATQFGILARLTWWEYSWDIMEPVTYFITYGTAMAMYAYFVLTRQEYVYPDARDRQYLLFFHKGVKRTRFDVEKYNKLKEDIAEVELDLKRLRDPLQLQLPVPQLTASKN